A single genomic interval of Cucumis sativus cultivar 9930 chromosome 5, Cucumber_9930_V3, whole genome shotgun sequence harbors:
- the LOC101208729 gene encoding glucan endo-1,3-beta-glucosidase 11: MELRRFGFKQCGSFVLLLISGLLLLPVMVSSVGVNYGQIANNLPAPENVIPLVKSIGATKVKLYDASPKVLRAFANTSVEFIVGLGNEYLSKMKNPACAEEWVKNNVQAYFPGTKITSIFVGNEVLTFNDTSLTANLLPAMQSVHTALVNLGLDKQVAVTTAHSLAILETSYPPSAGVFRRDLVDCLVPILDFHVKIGSPFLINAYPYFAYKANPKQVSLDFVLFQPNQGVLDPGSNLHYDNMLFAQIDAVYYALAAVGYKKLPVHISETGWPSKGDEDEAGATPENAKKYNGNLLKFICQKKGTPLRPNSDLNIYVFALFNENMKPGPTSERNYGLFKPDGTPVYQLGFSINDGVGNGTHGTSSAQPSPPGPPTTSTGYLAISSATERSHWVGFFSMFLFLMVFKLLL; encoded by the exons ATGGAGCTGAGAAGGTTCGGATTCAAGCAATGCGGTTCGTTCGTTCTACTTTTGATTTCAG GTTTGTTGTTGCTGCCTGTTATGGTGAGTTCAGTTGGAGTGAACTACGGTCAGATAGCGAATAATCTTCCTGCTCCGGAGAATGTGATCCCGTTGGTGAAATCAATTGGAGCTACGAAGGTGAAGCTGTACGATGCGAGTCCGAAGGTTCTTCGGGCATTTGCTAATACAAGTGTGGAGTTCATAGTTGGACTTGGAAACGAGTACTTGTCTAAAATGAAGAATCCAGCCTGTGCGGAAGAGTGGGTGAAGAATAATGTTCAAGCGTACTTCCCTGGCACTAAAATCACTTCAATCTTCGTCGGCAATGAGGTATTAACCTTCAATGACACTTCTCTAACTGCTAATTTACTACCGGCGATGCAAAGCGTGCACACGGCGCTCGTAAATCTAGGGCTAGATAAGCAGGTGGCGGTGACTACGGCGCATTCTTTGGCGATACTTGAAACTTCCTATCCGCCTTCCGCTGGAGTATTCCGTAGAGATTTAGTTGATTGTTTGGTTCCAATCTTGGACTTCCATGTCAAGATCGGCTCCCCGTTCTTGATCAATGCGTACCCGTACTTTGCGTACAAGGCGAATCCGAAGCAGGTTTCACTGGATTTCGTCCTCTTCCAACCGAACCAAGGGGTTTTAGATCCCGGCTCAAATCTTCACTACGACAACATGTTGTTCGCACAGATCGACGCTGTTTACTACGCACTCGCCGCTGTTGGTTACAAGAAACTTCCTGTTCATATCTCGGAGACCGGATGGCCGTCGAAGGGAGACGAAGACGAGGCCGGTGCGACCCCAGAGAATGCAAAGAAGTACAATGGGAACCTACTCAAGTTCATCTGCCAGAAGAAGGGGACGCCATTGAGGCCGAACTCGGATCTCAACATTTATGTATTTGCTCTTTTTAACGAGAATATGAAGCCTGGACCAACTTCGGAGAGGAATTATGGTCTTTTTAAGCCTGATGGTACGCCGGTGTATCAGCTCGGATTTTCCATTAACGACGGCGTTGGAAACGGAACTCATGGCACTTCCAGCGCGCAACCCTCGCCGCCGGGACCTCCCACTACCTCCACCGGTTATTTAGCCATTTCCTCCGCCACG GAGAGAAGCCATTGGGTCGGATTCTTTTCAATGTTCCTGTTTCTGATGGTGTTCAAGTTGCTACTTTGA
- the LOC101208487 gene encoding ubiquitin carboxyl-terminal hydrolase 9 encodes MTVPASGFIMENGGSSCLPPPPDVENRIVSELVNQSESNLKEGNLYYVISNRWFRRWQLYVGLPTEEFSSEDHSSDSQHCNMVPSNVVERPGPIDNSDIIISGSDSSENDDLELKSFLEERRDYVLVPTEVWEKLYDWYKGGPPLPRKMISQGVNQRNFSVEVYLLCLKLIDARDGSECTIRLSKKATIIDLHEKVFALKGIKQEKACIFDYFNQQKQSILDGTSQTLEELNLQMNQHILLEVDGPTPQTGMDATRNELALVALEPSRSPLSIAGGPVMSNGHSSGYGYQGSSFSTSVSDMDDRNDLSNTAKRKEKGGLAGLQNLGNTCFMNSALQCLVHTPPLVEYFLQDYSEEINAENPLGMHGELAIVFGELLRKLWSGQTTIAPRVFKGKLARFAPQFSGYNQHDSQELLAFLLDGLHEDLNRVKRKPYFETKDSDGRPDVEVADECWRYHKARNDSLIVDVCQGQYKSTLVCPVCEKISITFDPFMYLSLPLPSTVTRSVTVTVFYGDGSGLPMPYTVTVQRHGCTKDLTHALATACCLRSDENLLIAEVYDHRIYRYLDNPLESLTSVKDEEYLVAYRLPQRESGRPKLEIIHRSLEKCPMERVKGMERKLFGTPLVTYLGEDFHSGADINAAVSKILLPLRRTYSSTKSNGSKENGFVSEMNDEPANCSPQSESRSQAVDIEVEEASENEPCFQLFLTDDRSLSCKPIEKDSAIKYGPLVKVFLDWTEKEHEVYDVSYIKDLPPVHQTRFMKKTRQEAISLFSCLEAFLTEEPLGPDDMWYCPRCKEHRQATKKLDLWKLPEIIVFHLKRFSYSRYLKNKLDTFVDFPIHNLDLSKYVKSNDGKSYLYNLYAISNHYGGLGGGHYTAYAKLIDEKRWYHFDDSQVSPVGEEEIKTSAAYLLFYQRVET; translated from the exons atGACCGTTCCTGCTTCCGGTTTTATCATGGAAAACGGCGGATCAAGCTGTCTCCCTCCCCCCCCAGATGTTGAGAATCGGATCGTCTCCGAGTTGGTGAATCAATCTGAGTCTAATTTGAAAGAAGGCAATCTCTATTATGTTATTTCTAATCg GTGGTTTAGAAGATGGCAATTGTATGTTGGACTGCCTACTGAAGAATTTTCTAGCGAAGATCATTCCTCTGATTCCCAACACTGTAATATGGTTCCTTCAAACGTTGTTGAAAGGCCAGGTCCTATTGATAATTCAGATATTATCATTAGTGGAAGTGATTCTTCCGAGAACGATGATTTAGAGCTGAAAAGTTTTTTGGAGGAACGACGGGATTATGTGTTGGTTCCTACTGAAGTGTGGGAAAAGCTTTATGATTG GTACAAAGGGGGCCCACCGTTACCAAGAAAGATGATATCTCAAGGTGTCAATCAAAGGAATTTTTCTGTGGAGGTTTATCTACTTTGTCTAAAATTGATCGATGCTAGAGATGGAAGTGAATGTACCATTCGATTGAGCAAGAAG GCCACCATAATTGATCTTCATGAGAAGGTGTTTGCACTTAAAGGAATAAAGCAAGAAAAG GCATGTATATTCGACTACTTTAACCAGCAGAAACAATCAATATTGGATGGGACAAGCCAAACCCTCGAAGAACTAAACTTGCAGATGAATCAACAT ATCCTCCTTGAAGTTGATGGACCTACTCCTCAGACTGGCATGGATGCCACTCGAAATGAGTTAGCTTTGGTAGCCCTTGAACCATCAAGGTCACCTCTGTCGATTGCAGGTGGGCCAGTGATGTCAAATGGGCATTCATCTGGTTATGGTTATCAGGGAAGTTCTTTTAGCACATCAGTTTCTGACATGGATGATAGAAATGATCTTAGTAATACTGctaagagaaaagagaaaggtgGCTTGGCAGGGTTGCAGAATTTAGGAAATACTTGTTTCATGAATAGTGCCCTTCAATGTTTAGTTCACACGCCACCCCTTGtagaatattttttacaagATTATTCTGAAGAGATCAATGCAGAGAATCCTTTGGGAATGCAC GGAGAATTAGCCATTGTGTTTGGTGAATTGTTGAGGAAATTATGGTCTGGACAAACCACAATTGCACCACGCGTATTCAAGGGAAAGTTAGCTCGGTTTGCTCCTCAGTTCAGTGGTTATAACCAGCATGATTCTCAA GAACTTCTTGCCTTCTTACTGGACGGACTGCATGAAGATTTGAATCGAGTTAAACGGAAGccttattttgaaacaaaggATTCTGATGGTCGTCCAGATGTAGAAGTTGCAGACGAGTGTTGGAGATACCATAAAGCACGAAATGATTCTTTAATTGTGGATGTTTGTCAA GGTCAATATAAATCAACATTGGTTTGTCCAGTTTGTGAAAAAATCTCAATTACTTTTGATccatttatgtatttatcatTGCCGCTACCTTCAACTGTCACTCGCAGTGTGACAGTGACTGTGTTCTATGGTGACGGTAGTGGTCTTCCAATGCCATACACTGTGACAGTTCAAAGACATGGTTGCACCAAAGATCTCACCCATGCCTTGGCTACTGCATGCTGCTTGAGGAGTGATGAAAATCTTCTAATTGCAGAG GTCTATGATCACCGTATTTACCGATATTTGGATAACCCTCTTGAATCTTTAACTTCAGTTAAAGATGAAGAGTATCTTGTTGCCTATCGTCTTCCGCAAAGGGAATCTGGAAGACCAAAGCTAGAGATCATCCACAGATCTCTGGAAAA ATGCCCCATGGAACGCGTGAAAGGAATGGAGAGAAAGCTTTTTGGAACTCCTCTAGTCACATATTTGGGAGAAGATTTTCATAGTGGAGCCGACATAAATGCAGCTGTGTCTAAGATCCTACTACCCTTGAGAAGAACATACTCTTCAACTAAATCTAACGGTAGCAAAGAGAATGGCTTTGTTTCTGAAATGAATGATGAACCTGCCAACTGCAGTCCTCAATCTGAATCAAGGAGCCAAGCAGTTGACATCGAAGTAGAGGAAGCATCTGAAAACGAGCCatgctttcaactttttttaaccGATGATAGGAGTTTGAGCTGCAAGCCAATTGAGAAGGATTCTGCTATAAAATATGGTCCACTTGTAAAGGTTTTCTTAGATTGGACCGAGAAAGAACATGAAGTATATGATGTGAGCTACATCAAGGATCTTCCTCCAGTCCACCAGACAAGGTTCATGAAGAAAACACGGCAGGAAGCaatctctttattttcttgcttGGAAGCATTCCTCACTGAAGAACCTTTAGGTCCTGATGATATGTG GTACTGCCCTAGGTGCAAAGAGCATAGACAGGCTACCAAGAAGTTAGACTTGTGGAAGTTGCCAGAGATAATTGTTTTTCACCTGAAACGTTTTTCATACAGCAGATACCTTAAAAACAAACTTGATACCTTTGTTGATTTCCCCATTCACAATCTTGATTTGAGCAAATATGTCAAAAGCAATGATGGGAAATCTTACTTGTACAACCTATATGCCATTAGCAACCATTATGGTGGTCTTGGTGGTGGGCACTACACTGCTTACGCGAAG TTAATCGATGAGAAGAGATGGTACCACTTCGATGACAGCCAAGTTTCTCCGGTTGGTGAAGAAGAGATCAAAACCTCCGCTGCTTATTTGTTGTTCTATCAAAGAGTCGAAACTTGA
- the LOC101210776 gene encoding alcohol dehydrogenase-like 4: MEAVSLVNGCSAGNTAGKVIICKAAVAWGPGEPLVIEQVRVDPPQKMEVRVKILFTSICHTDLSAWKGDNESQRAYPRIFGHEAVGIVESVGEGVTEVAAGDHVIPLFNGECGVCRCCKNPNTNSCEKLGVDPTKSTMTLDGKTRFTTADERRQPIYHFLNTSTFSEFTVLDSACVVKIDSEAPIKKMTLLSCGLSTGVGAAWNTANVETGSTVAIFGLGAVGLAVAEGARARGVSKIIGVDVNPQKSIVGKQFGITDFINPRDSDKPVHEKIMEISNGGVDYSFECVGNLDVLRTAFLSTYIGCGTTVMLGIHSSPKLLPLHPMELFSGRKVVASIFGGFKGRTQLPHFAKQCTQGVVKLDEFITHELPFDKINEAFQLLIDGKSLRCVLQI, encoded by the exons atggaggCTGTTTCTCTGGTCAACGGCTGCTCCGCAGGCAACACCGCCGGTAAAGTCATCATCTGCAAAG CGGCGGTCGCTTGGGGTCCCGGGGAGCCGTTGGTCATCGAACAAGTCCGTGTCGACCCGCCTCAGAAAATGGAGGTTCGAGTCAAAATCCTCTTCACTTCCATATGCCACACCGATCTCAGCGCTTGGAAAGGAGAT AATGAATCTCAAAGAGCTTACCCTCGTATCTTTGGCCACGAAGCCGTCGG GATCGTGGAGAGTGTAGGGGAGGGAGTGACGGAGGTGGCAGCGGGGGATCATGTGATTCCGTTGTTCAACGGGGAGTGTGGTGTGTGTCGATGCTGCAAGAACCCGAACACGAACTCGTGCGAGAAGTTGGGAGTGGACCCAACAAAAAGCACGATGACTCTCGACGGTAAAACCCGGTTCACGACGGCAGACGAACGACGTCAACCTATTTACCACTTTCTAAATACGTCGACATTCAGCGAGTTCACCGTGTTGGACTCGGCTTGTGTTGTCAAGATTGACTCGGAAGCTCCCATCAAGAAGATGACTTTGCTAAGCTGTGGCCTTTCAACTG GAGTGGGTGCCGCGTGGAATACTGCAAACGTGGAAACTGGATCAACGGTCGCGATTTTCGGATTGGGAGCCGTTGGACTCGCT GTTGCTGAAGGCGCAAGAGCCCGTGgtgtttctaaaattattggtGTAGATGTGAACCCACAAAAGTCTATCGTTG GGAAGCAATTCGGGATCACGGACTTTATAAACCCGAGAGACTCCGACAAACCTGTCCACGAG AAAATCATGGAGATATCAAATGGGGGTGTGGACTATAGCTTTGAATGTGTTGGAAATTTGGACGTTTTAAGAACGGCCTTCTTGTCTACTTACATT GGATGTGGAACTACGGTAATGTTGGGTATTCATTCAAGCCCAAAATTGTTGCCTCTTCATCCAATGGAGTTGTTTAGTGGGCGTAAGGTTGTAGCTTCCATTTTCGGAGGCTTCAAAGGAAGGACTCAACTTCCTCATTTTGCCAAACAATGCACCCAAGGG GTGGTGAAGTTGGATGAGTTCATAACACATGAACTTCCTTTCGACAAGATTAACGAAGCTTTTCAACTACTTATCGATGGAAAATCTCTACGATGtgttttgcaaatttaa